ATGGGCGGAGTCCCGAAGGTGACCCAGGTCCGATCGCTGTCCAAGCCCGGTTTATCGCAGGTGGTCGTCGTCTTCCGGGACGACGTGGACATCTATTTCGCCCGGCAGCAGGTGTTCGAGCGCCTCCAGGCGGCGAAGGGAAGCCTCCCCGGGGGGATCGATCCGGAATTGGGCCCCATCAGCACCGGCCTGGGGGAGATCTTCCAGTACACCCTGGAGGGGGAAGGGCTCTCCCCGATGGAGCTCCGGACGATCCAGGACTACATCGTCGCACCGCAGCTCAAGCCGATCGCCGGGGTGAACGAGGTGAACAGCTTCGGGGGGTTCGTCCGGCAGTACCACGTCCTCGTCCGGCCGGATGCGCTCCTGAGATTCGACCTCTCCCTGCGGCAGGTCGTGGAGGCGCTGGAGAAGAACAACGCCAACGCCGCCGGGGGGTTCATCGTGCGCGGCTGGGAACAGACGTACGTCCGCGGAGTCGGGCAGCTTGCCGGTCCCGCGGATATCGGCGACGTCGTCCTCAAGGCGCACGGCGGAGTTCCCGTCCACGTGCACGACGTGGCGGACGTGGTCGTCGGGCCGCAGCCGCGCCAGGGGGCGGTGACCCGGGACGGCAAGGGAGAGGTCGTCGCCGGCATGGTCATCATGCTCCGGGGGGAGAACTCCCGGGACGTCGTCACCCGCGTCAAGGAGGCCATCCCCTCCATCCGAAAGAGCCTTCCGAAGGGCGCGAGCCTGAACGTCTTCTACGACCGGACCTCGCTGATCGAGGCGTGCGTCCGGACGGTGAAAAACGCCCTGATGGAGGGCGGGATCTTCGTCGTCATCGTGCTCTTCCTGTTCCTGGCGGAGATGCGCACCGCCCTGATCGTCTTGGCGTCCCTGCCTCTCACGTTCCTGGCCACGTTCCTCGTGATGGGGTGGGCCTGCCTCTCCTCGAACCTGATGAGCCTCGGCGGGCTGGCTTTCTCGGTCGGGATGGTGGTCGACGCCTCGATCGTCATCGTGGAGAACGTGCGGCGCCATTTCGCGGAGCGGCACGACGCGAAGTTCCGGATGCAGGTGACGGTCCGCGCCGTGGAGGAGGTGGCCCGCCCGGTCGCCTTCTCCGTGCTGATCATCGGCATCGTCCTGGTTCCGCTGTTCAGCCTGCAGGGGATCGAGGGGAAAATGTTCGCCCCCCTCGCGATGACGATGATCTTCGCGATGCTGGCCTCCCTGGTCGTCGCCCTCACGATCGTACCGGTTCTCTCCGACATGATCCTTTCACGGGAAAAGGAGAAGGAGTTCGGGTTCGTGCGGCGGTTCCACCGGGGGTACCTGAACGTGCTCGCCGCCGCCCGGAGGAAGCGGACGATCACATTCGGCGTCTCGGTGCTCGCCCTCGTCGCCGCCGGGGTCGCCGCCGCCCGGATCGGCACCGAGTTCATGCCGCCGCTGGACGAAGGCGCCATCGCCGTCAACGTCGTCCGTCTGCCGAACGCCTCCCTCGAAGGGTCGGTCTCCGTCGCGCAGTACGTCGAGAAGCGTCTCCTGAAGTTCCAGGAAGTGGCGACGGTCGTGAGCAAGACCGGTCGCGCGGAGATCTCCGAGGATCCGATGGGACCGGA
This is a stretch of genomic DNA from Deltaproteobacteria bacterium. It encodes these proteins:
- a CDS encoding efflux RND transporter permease subunit, which codes for MRAFVEFLLRRRIVVLALTGILAVAGTIAWTRLPVDAFPDVTNVQVMVLSEAPGFSAVDVEQQVTYPIEQQMGGVPKVTQVRSLSKPGLSQVVVVFRDDVDIYFARQQVFERLQAAKGSLPGGIDPELGPISTGLGEIFQYTLEGEGLSPMELRTIQDYIVAPQLKPIAGVNEVNSFGGFVRQYHVLVRPDALLRFDLSLRQVVEALEKNNANAAGGFIVRGWEQTYVRGVGQLAGPADIGDVVLKAHGGVPVHVHDVADVVVGPQPRQGAVTRDGKGEVVAGMVIMLRGENSRDVVTRVKEAIPSIRKSLPKGASLNVFYDRTSLIEACVRTVKNALMEGGIFVVIVLFLFLAEMRTALIVLASLPLTFLATFLVMGWACLSSNLMSLGGLAFSVGMVVDASIVIVENVRRHFAERHDAKFRMQVTVRAVEEVARPVAFSVLIIGIVLVPLFSLQGIEGKMFAPLAMTMIFAMLASLVVALTIVPVLSDMILSREKEKEFGFVRRFHRGYLNVLAAARRKRTITFGVSVLALVAAGVAAARIGTEFMPPLDEGAIAVNVVRLPNASLEGSVSVAQYVEKRLLKFQEVATVVSKTGRAEISEDPMGPEQTDLFIMLKPRKEWKEGRNKAELVEAIGKELFSVPGIRPSFSQPIALRVNELISGVKSDLAVKVYGPDLSKLKGYADRIASTLTGIRGAADVKVEQVSGMDQVEVALNRREMARYGINVADVNGILETAVGGKEATRVIDGPMRIATVVRFPEAHRSDIEDLSGILVPGGGGEKIPLGRLANVSVAEGPAQIGREKGMRRVAAEVNIRGRDLG